The Streptomyces sp. BHT-5-2 genomic interval CTGATCATGATCGGGCTGGGGTCCATCTTCGGCTCCGGATGGCTCTTCGGAGCCGGCCAGGCCGCACAGGTCGCAGGCCCCGCGGCGCTGGTCGCCTGGGTGATCGGAGCCGTCTTCATCGGCATGATCGCCATGTCGTACGCCGAGGTCGGGGCCGCCTATCCGCTCCCCGGTGCCATGGCGCGCTTCGGTTCGATCTCACACGGGCCGGTGCTCGGCTTCGTGAGCGGTTGGGCGGTGTGGATCGCGATCGCCTCCCTGATCCCGATCGAGTCCATCGCGGGCACCCAGTACATGGCGTCCTGGAACTTCGGCTGGGCCAAGGCGCTCGTCGCCGACGGCAGCCTCACGGCCTCCGGCATGGTGATGGCCCTCGCCCTGACCTTCGCCCTGTGGTTCGCCTGCTACTGGTCGGTCGCGCTGCTGGCCCGCGCCAACACGGTGCTGACGCTGGTGAAGTTCGCCATCCCGGTGCTCGCGGTCGCCGCCCTGATCGCCTCCGGCTTCCACACCGGGAACTTCACCGACCACGGTGGCTTCGCCCCCAACGGCTGGTCCGCCGTGATGACGGCGGTCACCACCTCGGGCGTCGTCTTCGCCTTCAACGGCTTCCAGGCCGTCGTCAACCTCGGCGGAGCCGCCCGGAACCCGGGCCGCTCCATTCCGCTCGCGCTGGTCGGTGCACTCTCCCTGGGCCTGGTGATCTACCTCGCGTTGCAGATCGCCTTCCTCGGCGCGGTCCCGCCGGAGCAGCTCGCCCAGGCGGGCGGCTGGCAGGGGATCAACTTCGCCTCCCCCTTCGCCGACCTGGCCAAGCTCCTGATGCTGCACTGGGTCGTCACCCTGCTCCAGTTCGGTGCCTTCATCTCGCCCTCCGGCGCCAACATCGCCAACGTGGCCTCGGCCTCGTACCTGGCGCAGAACCTGGCCGAGACCGGCTTCTTCCCCAAGAAGATCGCCGAGGTCCACCCCCGCTACGGCACCGCCCGCCCCGCGATGTGGCTCAACCTCGGCGTCTCCGTGCTCCTGCTGCTCACCATCGGCCACAGCTGGGAGGCCCTGGCCAGTGTCGTCTCGGCCGCCATGGTCGTCTCGTACCTGATCGGCCCGATCGCGGTGGGCGTCCTGCGCCGCACCAAGCCGGACCTGCCGCGGCCATTCCGCCTGCCGGCCGCCTCGGTGCTCTGCCCGATCACCTTCGCCTTCGCGGCCTGCGCCCTGTACTGGTCGAAGTGGCCCAACACCGGCAAGGTGACCCTCCTCGTGCTGGTCTCCGTGCCGATCGCGGCGCTGGTGCTGCGCCGCCGGGGCGAGCGGAATCTGGCCCGGCAGTTCAACGCGGCCTGGTGGCTGATCGGGTTCCTGCTGTGGCTGTCGGTGGTCTCGGCGCTGGGCGGCAGGGAGTTCGGCGGCTACGGCGTCCTGCCTGGCGGTGTGGACGTGGCCGTGGTCGGCGTATCGGCTCTCGGCTTCTACTTCTGGGCGGTACGCGCCGGTGTCCAGGCTCATCGCGCGGGCCTGACGGACCCCGATCCCCTCCACCCCGACGAGCCCGAGCCGGCGGCGGAGCCGACCGTCCTGCCCGGCCAGCGGTCCGGGGAACGTGAGGCCGTCGCCTCCTGAGACGGCACGGCTCGGACAGCCGCCGGAACCGACCACGGACGGTTCCGGCGGCTGTCTGTTTTCCGCAGGTGCCTCGCCTTTCCGGCACGGTGCTGATCTTGTCCGTCAACTCGGCCCGTGGCGAGCCGAGTTGTTCGACTCAGGCAGCGAGGACGGGCCCGGCGACGGGGTGCAGCGCGGCGTACTCCAGCGGCGCGGACGGGTCGACGGACATGCTCAGTTGGGCGGGGGCGGCACCGGCCCGTACCAGCAGATCGCCGACGGCGGCGATCATCGCGCCGTTGTCGGTGCACAGGGTCAGCGGCGGGACCCGCAGTGCCACCCCGGCCGCCGCGCACCGCTCCTCGGCAAGCGCCCGGACCCGGGAGTTGGCGGCCACCCCGCCCACCACGACCAGCGTCCCCACCTCGTACTCCCGGCAGGCGGCCAGCGCCTTACGGGTCAGCACGTCCGCGACCGCCTCCTGGAGCGAGGCGGCGCCGTCGGCCAACGGGACCTCCTCGCCCCGAAGGCGGTGGGTCTCGGCCCAGCGCGCCGCGGCCGTCTTCAGACCGGAGAACGAGAACGCGTACGGGTCGCCCTTCCCGCTGGTCAACGGCCTGGGGAAGGCGACCGCGCACGGGTTCCCGCCCCGGGCCGCCCGGTCGATCGCAGGGCCGCCGGGATAGGGCAGGCCGAAGACCCGGGCCACCTTGTCGAAGCACTCGCCGGCGGCATCGTCGACGGTGTCGCCCAGGTGCACGATGGGGTCGCGCACCAGGTCCCGCACCAGCAGCAGCGACGTATGGCCACCGGAGACGATCAGCACCAGGCACGGGTCGGGCAGCGGGCCGTGCTCCAGGGTGTCGGCCGCGACATGGCCCGCCAGGTGGTGGACGCCGTACAAGGGAACTCCGGCTGCGTAGGCGAGGCTCTTGGCTCCCGCCAGCCCCACCTGCAGGGCGCCCGACAGGCCGGGGCCGGTGGTCACGGCCACGGCGTCGAGATCACCCACCCGCAGCCCCGCCTGGTCCAGGGCCTCGCGCACCACCGGGGCGAAGGCGTGCAGATGCGCACGCGCGGCGATCTCCGGCACCACGCCACCGAACCGGGCGTGCTCGTCCATGCTCGACGCCACCACATGTGCGAGCAGCCGCCCGTCGGACACGATCCCGGCCCCGGTCTCGTCACACGACGACTCGATACCGAGCACGATCCGGCCCTGCGGCATGGCCACTCCCTCACGACTGCCGACATATTGCGTGAGTAGTGTAGTTGCAACCTATTCGCAATAAGGGCGGAGGTCGGGCACCGGGCGCCGTCCTCACACCTGAATCCGCTGCCACCGGCCCCGGAGGCGCCACTCGCCGTCGTCCTGCGCCCAGCTAGTGACGAGCGCCGCGACCTCGTCGTGGCCCTTCATGGCGTACGGCGGCGCCACGATGGTGCGGAAGTGCTGGTCGGGGCCGCCCTCGCGGTACTCCACCAGGCAACTGCCGTCCTCCGCGAGGTGCACCTGGATGTAGTGCTGCTCCGGATCCCGGCCGTCCGCGCGTTCCACGACGAGGAACGGAAGCGCCAGGTTCAGCTCGCTGAGCAGGTCGTAGAGGGTCTCCGCGTCGGGGTTGTCGTGGACGGCACCGGTGGCGGTGAGGGCGCGGGTGGCGGTCACGCGGCCTCCTCCGGGTGCAGCACCGACTGCTCGGCCAGCGCGACCAGGGCGTCCCCGGTCGTCGGCTGTGCTCCGTCCGCTCCCCGCACCGTCAGCTCGGCCGCGCACTCGGCCCGGAAGACGGCGCCGAGGCGGTTCTCCCACTCGACATGGCTGCCGGGGGAGCCGGGCAGCAGGGACAGTTCGTGCCGCAGGACGTCCAGGGTTGCCAGGCCGCGTTCGGCGCCCTCGCTGTGACTGCCGGTGCGCTCATTGCGGTAGCTCATGCGCAGGAAGGGGACCACCTCACGCCGCAGCCGCGTCGGCTGGAGGCCACGGTCGAACTGGTGGCGGGCCTCCGCGAGGGTCTCGGTGCCGGAGAACTCCCGCCGCCAGGCCGGGAAGAGCGCCACCGTCGCCTTGTGCAGATCGGCGTCCTCCTGCCCGTGGTACTCGTGCACCTCCGGTCCGACGGCGGCGACCGCGTCGAAGTCCCAACCAGGGCAGGCGAGCCCGTCCAGCACCACGAGCGGACGCTCACCGCCGACGACCTGCTCGGCGCGGTCCCGGGCCAGTTCCAGCACGGCACGGGCCAGCGCCGGGTCGTACTCGCCCATCACGCGCATCTCCAGTACGCGGCCGCGCGCGACCACGGCGTCGAACGAGAAGATCATGCGTGACCAGTGCCAGGCGTCCGGCACGCCGGGTACGGGCTCCGCGCCGGGCTGGTCGGCCAGCTTCGACGTCAGGTCCATGGTAGGTGGCTCCTCTGGGGTGGGGATCGTCCTGCTCAGGTGCAGGAGTAGTTCGGGCCGGTGTCCTGGCGGTAGGTGGAGGTCATCTTGCCGCCGCCGCTGGAGTTGTTCTTGCGGGACATGGGCTCCATGTTATTGAAGTCGTTGTAGAAGTCGTTACGGGTGGCCCGGTCGGCGTCGTAGCCCGTCTTGTTCCAGTGGTCGACCACCGGGTGCAGGTGCTCGTAGGTGAGCTGGTCCTTGCCGGCGGGTACCGATTCCCCCTTGGAGTTGAACCAGTTGAGCTGATCCCGTGGTATGCGCTGGCCGGCCTCCGGGTGGCCGGCGGGGAAGCGGGGCACGCCGCCCTGGGCCTGGCCCTCGACCGTCCACTTGGCCGCCATCGCGTCATGCGTCGACTGCCGGTAGCTGCTGGGGTATTCGGTGTCGCGGTTGTGGGTCGCCGGGCCGTTCGGGTTCGGGATGAAGCGGCCGTTCGGCCCCCGCTGCGGCGCCAGGCCCAGCGGGTCCGCGGTGGTGAACGGGTTGTCGACGTAGGCGTAGTGGTTGGGCGCCGCCGCCAGACCCAGCGGGTCGGCGGTCAGATAGCGGGCCGTCTCCGGGTCGTAGTGGCGGAAGTAGTTGTAGTTCCACCCGGTCTCGGGGTCCGCGTACTGGCCGGGGAACCGCAGGGGGCAGCCGTGCTCGCCGGTCCCGTCGCCGACGGGTCTGCCCCAGGCGGTGGTGCGCAGCCGCCAGGTGATCCGCCCGTCGGGGGTGACCAGTTCCGTCGGGGCGCCCGAGACATCGGTGACCACGGTGTGGAAGTCACGGTGGCCCCCGGCGTGCACGACGGTCTGGGTGAGCGGCCGGTGGGTGCCGGAGTGGTACTCCCATGCGGTGGCGGTCCCGTCTGACGTCACCTGCTCCGCGAGCCGGGTGCCGTCCCAGACGAAACGGATCTCCTCGGCCGTGCCGCCGTCCCCGTCGAGACGGCGCTTGGCGGTGCGCCGGCCTGCCGTGTCGTACTCGTACGTCCAGTGGGACCCGTCGGCCAGCACGGCGTCGGTGAGCTGGTCCGCCCGGTTCCACGTGAAATGCGCGGTACGCGTCCGGCCGTTGAGGAGCCGCGTGGTGCGGCGCACCATCCGGCCGTCCTCGTCGTACGCGTAGGTGTGGCGGCCGCACCGCTCGATGCGGTTGCCGGTGAAGGTGCGCTCGGTACCGGCCGGGTCGTCACCGGGGGTCGCGGCGTGCGTGAGGTTGCCGGCGCTGTCGTACGCGTAGGTCTCGGTCCAGTCCTGGGCGCGCACGGCGGTGACCCGGCCGTCCGGGTCGAGCTCGAAGCGCCGGGTGCCGCCCGTCGAGTCCGTGACCCCGTGGAGCCGGCCGTCGGCGCGATAGGCGTAGGCACGGTGCTGGAGGGTGTCGGCGCCGCGGACGACGGCCTGGGTGCTGAGCCGGCCCACCGCGTCCCACTCCTGGGACAGCACCAGATCGGGCCCGATGAGCCGCCGCACCTCCCGGTCGGCGTCGTCGAACGCGAAGCCCACCCGGTCGCCGCCGACGTCCAGGGCGGACGGTCGCCCCGCGGCGTCGTACGACCAGGTGGACAGCACCCCGCTCGGGGTGCGCCGGCCGGTGCGCCGGCCCAGTGCGTCGTAGGTCCACGTCGTGGTGCGGCCGTTGACGTCCTCGGAGAGCTTGCGGCCGAGGATGTCGTAGGTCTGGGTGACGGTGGTGGTGGCGTTGGCGGACCGCAGCAGACAGCCGGCCGGGTCGTAGGCGAAGGTGGCGACACCGTCGGCCGAGTGCTCCTCGACGGTGCGGCCCAGCTCGTCGCGGACGAACACGGTGGTGTGTCCAGCGGCACCGGTGCGGGCGGCGAGTTCACCGGTGGGATCGGGCCGGTACGCAACGGCCCGGCCCTGGAAGTCGCTCTCCCGGACGAGGTGGCCCACCGCGTTGTACGCGTAGTCCCAGGTGTGGCCGCGCGGGTCGGTGACGGTGGTGAGCCGCAGTTCGGTGTCGTGCGCGAAGGTGTGGGTGGTGCCGTCGGGCGTGGTGCGGGTGACGGGTGTCCCGAAGTGGGTGTAGGTGAACCGCGACACCTGGCCCAGGCGGTCGGTGTGGGCCACGAGATTGCCCTCGCCGTCCCACTCCCACATCTCGGTCGTGCCGTCGGCGAACTGCCGCCAGGCCGGCTTGCCTTCGCCGGTCCAGCCGAACCGCTCGGTGCTCCCGCCGGCGTCGGTGAACGAGCTGACCCGGCCGAACGCATCGCGCTCGACGGCCGTGGTGTGGCCCAGCGGATCGGTGACCGCCAGCGGCAGACCGGCCGGATTGCTCGCGATCGTACGGGTGTTGCCCAGGGCGTCGGTGACGGCGGCCAGCCTGCCGCGGTCGTAGGCGAAGGCGGTGACCGCGCCGGTCGGGTCCGTGGTGCGGGTCTGGTTGCCGTGGGCGTCGTACTCGTGCCGCCAGGTCGCGCCGTCCACCTCGACGATCTCCACGGGCAGGCCCAGTGCGTCGTAGGCGGCACGGGTCGTGCGGCCGTCGGGGCGGGTGACCGAGGTGAGGTTGCCGTGCTCGTCGTAGGCGTAGCTGCTGGTGTGCCCCAGCTCGTCGGTGACCGAGGCGAGTAGGTCCGGGCCGGTCCAGGTGCGGTGGGTGCGGTGGCCCTCGGCGTTGGTCCAGCCGGTCGGGCGCCGCTGCTCGTCGTAGTGGTAGACGGTGGTGTGGCCGAGGGAGTCGGTGTAGCGGTTGGCGCGGTTGACGGGGTCGTAGGAGAGCGTGCAGGAGAGGTAGCCGTCGGACCCGGTGCCGCGGACGCAGCGGTCGGCCGCGTCGTACTCCCAGCGGTACCAGCCGCCGTTGCGGTCGACGCGTTCGACGATGCGGCCCGCTTCGTCGTACCGGAAGTGCGTGGTGTGGCCCAACGAATCGGTCACGCCGACGAGCCGGCCCTGGTCGTAGGCGTAACGCCGCAGCACCGTGCCGGTGTCGCCGTCCTCGGTGCCCAGGAGGCGGAGCGCCACGACGCGGTTGTCGTCGGTGTCGACGGCGAGGCGGTAGCCGCCGCTGTGCCGGATCTCGAAGGGGGTGCCGTCGTCGTCGCGCCAGATGTCGACCCGGTTGCCGTTGCGGTCGGACAACGCCTGGAGGGGGAGGGACACCCGGCCGGCCGCGGCCTCCGTCGGCGTCACGGTGGCGGGCAGGAAGTGCAGGGTGTGCCCGGTGCCGCGGTCGGTGACGAGGATCTCGCCGGCCGGCGTCCCGTCCCAGTACAGCTCGTGGCGCGGGCCGTGGTGGGGGAGGACCACGGCATCGGGGCTCGGCACGTCGTACGAGAGCAGCATGCCGTCGGAGGTCGCCAGGACGAGCCCGTGCTCGTCGGCCTCCAGGCGCTGGTCCAGGGTCGAGGCCCACGAACCGCCGAACCACTGGCCGCACCGGTAGGACGACAGATGGGTGCGCTCGACGACGAGATCGAGCAGGCCGGGCAGTCGCACATCGGTCTCGGTGAGGATCATCTCGCCGGACACCAGGTCGACGGGGTCGCCGCCCTTGCAGCGGCCGTTCGCGGGCTTGGACGATCCCACGCCGTCGCGGTTCGCCCCGTCCCGCAGTGAGGGGTCGGTGGAGCCTGGCCGCCCGGACCCGGGGCCCTTCGAGGGGCCCTTGGGACCGTCCGTCCCCGGGGACGGGTGCGGTGACGAGGACGGATGCGGCGCCGAGGACGGGCCCGTGTGCGGGGCCTTGGGCAGGTCGCCGTGCCGGCCCTTGAGGATGCCGTCCATGTCCGCCGCGTGCTTGGCGTCGGTTTCCGCGTGGTTCTTCGCCACCTGCCGCAGGCGTTCACCGGTGTCGTGGTAGAGGTCCTTGACGGCCTTCCCGGCGTCGTCGCCGAGCGTCTTGCCGAGTCGCACCGCGCCGTCCTCCAGCGCCTTGACGATGCGGTTCGTCACGCGAAACTCACCCCGCTCAGCTTGCTCTTGAAGTCCTCGGCGTGCGCCGCCACCTTCTCGGCGTGTGCGGACAGCTTCTGCGAGCGGGCGTGCAGCTCCTCGGGATGGACCGAGAAGCTCTCCCCGACGCCCCCGCCGGCGGCCACGCCGAGGGCCTTGGCGGTGCCCTCGTAGACGAGCCCACTCACCGCCTTGCCGACCACGTCGACGAGCGGGGTGATGGCGGCCTCGATCACCTGGCCGACGACGTACTGCTCCAACTGCTGTTCCAGATAGCTCGTCGCCTTGCGGGCCGCCGCGATGATCCCGGCCTCCGCGACCTCGGCGAGCCCGAAGGTGACGGCCGCGGCGGCCTGGTCGGCGACGAACGTCACGGCCAGCGCGACGAGTTCGGCGATCGCCGCCGCCTTCATGCCCACGATGACACCGGACGCGGCGTCGAGCGCGGTCGCCACGGTGTGACAGGCCGTCACCAGCTCGTTCATGTGACTCGACGACATCTGGCCCCACTTGGCCATCAGGGCATCGTAGGACGCGCCCTGGTAGATCTGGGACAACTGCTCCACCGAGGAGGTGGCGTCCTGGTGACTCTGCTGCAGATTGTTCGCGAAGTCCCGCACATGACTGGCGAATTCGCTGACCTTGTCCTCGTTGACGTTCGGCCAGTGCACGCCGACGAAGTCGAGGAACGTCACCACCGCATCGGGTAGTTCCAGTGCCACCGCTTTCCCCCCAGGTGAGATACCGTCAGCCCCGCGGTTGCAACGTATCGCCGCCGGTTAAAGCGGGGGCAATACGTGGGTCACGTTTGTCTCAGGGGTCGTTGAGAGGCGCTGGTGCGCGGCAGCACAACGCCCCCGGCCGTGGTGACGACCGGGGGCGGCTGAGGGCGGCCGCGTGGCGCGGCGCGGGCGCGGTTTGCTGGGTGGGAAGGTGCCGGACGGCGGGGAGTCCGGCTCAGGTGTTGGGCAGTTGGCCCTTGTCCGGCTCACCGGCGGGCACCGGCTCCAGCACCGCGACATCCATCGGGCCGGCCAGCGCGTCCGCGATCTCCCCGCCCAGCGCGGCCAGTACCGGCCCGGCCGAGTGGGCGTCGAGGGCGGCCTGATCGGCCCAGTTCTCGACGACGGTGACCCGGTCGTCGCCGGCATGGGCGGCGTAGAGCAGGCAGCCGGGTTCGGCGTGCACCGCGGAGGCGTGCCGACGGAACGCCGCGAGCACCTCCTCCCGGCGGCCGGGCTTGGTCCGGAGAGTGGCGACAACGATGGGCACGTCGACTCCTTGGGTATGTGTCCGTCCGTAGCGCGGACGAGAACGGCTGGTCACCGGCACTCTATGCCAGGCAGGGCGCCGCCGCCCCGCCAGGATGCCTGGCCGGGTGCAGGGCGGTCGGCTGTGCGAGCATGCCGTCCGACACCGCGGCCGATGTCGGCACGGACGACCTCGCCGCAGGGGTGGGGAGCCGGAGGGCTACCGCGCATGGCGACCGGACCGGCCAAGAGGGGACGCTCCGGCCCCTTGTGGTCGTCAGCCCCGCAGGTGTTTTGTGCGGGCGCCGACTTGACGCCGCGCCGGCTTCGGCGGGCGGGGAAAGGCCGGGGCGCGGCAGCTGGGTAACGGGCTCCCGCCGGCGGGTCGGCGCAGCGCCGCCCGGCATCACTCATTTGCTACCTTGCGCAACTGTATAACCTTCCTCAAGGGAAACCGCCCCTCTTCTGCAGGAACCGGACGGACATGGGTGCACAGTTGACAGGCAGCCAGGAGGCACGGGCCGGACGCCACAGCAATCGGCCCGTCTCGCGGCGGCGGCGCAAACGCGGCAGCAAGGTGGGCATGGCTGCCGCGACAACGGCTTCGCTCCTCGTGCTGCTTGTCGGGGGAGCGGGCTGGGTCTACCTCCGCCTCAACGGGAGCATCGCCACGTTCGGCGCGGACGGCGTGAGCGAGGACCGGCCGCCCGAGGGGGCCGGCGGCAGCAATGTGCTGGTCATCGGCTCCGACTCGCGCTCGGGCGGAAACCGCAGACTGGGCGGCGGGGAAGGGGACGTGGGCCGCTCGGACACCGCGTTCCTGCTGCACGTCTACGGGGATGCCAGGCACGCGGTCGCGGTGTCCATCCCCCGGGACAGCCTGGTCGACATCCCACCGTGCCGGCTGCCCAACGGCGACTGGGCCCGGCCGCAGCGCAACGTGATGTTCAACTCCGCCTTCACCGTGGGGCTGACGGCCAAGGGCAACCCCGCCTGCACCCAGAACACCGTCGAGAAGCTGACCGGCTTACGCGTCGACCACACCGTGGTCGTCGACTTCGAGGGCTTCTCGAAGATGACCGCGGCGGTCGGCGGGGTACCCGTATGCCTCCCCAAGGACATCTACCAGGGCGATCTCAACCCCAACCGGGGCTCGAAGGGCAAGGTCCTCTTCGCCAGGGGGCCGCAGCTGGTGTCGGGGCAGAAGGCGTTGGAGTACGTCCGCATCCGGCACGGC includes:
- a CDS encoding putative quinol monooxygenase; protein product: MPIVVATLRTKPGRREEVLAAFRRHASAVHAEPGCLLYAAHAGDDRVTVVENWADQAALDAHSAGPVLAALGGEIADALAGPMDVAVLEPVPAGEPDKGQLPNT
- a CDS encoding WXG100 family type VII secretion target produces the protein MALELPDAVVTFLDFVGVHWPNVNEDKVSEFASHVRDFANNLQQSHQDATSSVEQLSQIYQGASYDALMAKWGQMSSSHMNELVTACHTVATALDAASGVIVGMKAAAIAELVALAVTFVADQAAAAVTFGLAEVAEAGIIAAARKATSYLEQQLEQYVVGQVIEAAITPLVDVVGKAVSGLVYEGTAKALGVAAGGGVGESFSVHPEELHARSQKLSAHAEKVAAHAEDFKSKLSGVSFA
- the tsaD gene encoding tRNA (adenosine(37)-N6)-threonylcarbamoyltransferase complex transferase subunit TsaD — protein: MPQGRIVLGIESSCDETGAGIVSDGRLLAHVVASSMDEHARFGGVVPEIAARAHLHAFAPVVREALDQAGLRVGDLDAVAVTTGPGLSGALQVGLAGAKSLAYAAGVPLYGVHHLAGHVAADTLEHGPLPDPCLVLIVSGGHTSLLLVRDLVRDPIVHLGDTVDDAAGECFDKVARVFGLPYPGGPAIDRAARGGNPCAVAFPRPLTSGKGDPYAFSFSGLKTAAARWAETHRLRGEEVPLADGAASLQEAVADVLTRKALAACREYEVGTLVVVGGVAANSRVRALAEERCAAAGVALRVPPLTLCTDNGAMIAAVGDLLVRAGAAPAQLSMSVDPSAPLEYAALHPVAGPVLAA
- a CDS encoding DUF6531 domain-containing protein, giving the protein MTNRIVKALEDGAVRLGKTLGDDAGKAVKDLYHDTGERLRQVAKNHAETDAKHAADMDGILKGRHGDLPKAPHTGPSSAPHPSSSPHPSPGTDGPKGPSKGPGSGRPGSTDPSLRDGANRDGVGSSKPANGRCKGGDPVDLVSGEMILTETDVRLPGLLDLVVERTHLSSYRCGQWFGGSWASTLDQRLEADEHGLVLATSDGMLLSYDVPSPDAVVLPHHGPRHELYWDGTPAGEILVTDRGTGHTLHFLPATVTPTEAAAGRVSLPLQALSDRNGNRVDIWRDDDGTPFEIRHSGGYRLAVDTDDNRVVALRLLGTEDGDTGTVLRRYAYDQGRLVGVTDSLGHTTHFRYDEAGRIVERVDRNGGWYRWEYDAADRCVRGTGSDGYLSCTLSYDPVNRANRYTDSLGHTTVYHYDEQRRPTGWTNAEGHRTHRTWTGPDLLASVTDELGHTSSYAYDEHGNLTSVTRPDGRTTRAAYDALGLPVEIVEVDGATWRHEYDAHGNQTRTTDPTGAVTAFAYDRGRLAAVTDALGNTRTIASNPAGLPLAVTDPLGHTTAVERDAFGRVSSFTDAGGSTERFGWTGEGKPAWRQFADGTTEMWEWDGEGNLVAHTDRLGQVSRFTYTHFGTPVTRTTPDGTTHTFAHDTELRLTTVTDPRGHTWDYAYNAVGHLVRESDFQGRAVAYRPDPTGELAARTGAAGHTTVFVRDELGRTVEEHSADGVATFAYDPAGCLLRSANATTTVTQTYDILGRKLSEDVNGRTTTWTYDALGRRTGRRTPSGVLSTWSYDAAGRPSALDVGGDRVGFAFDDADREVRRLIGPDLVLSQEWDAVGRLSTQAVVRGADTLQHRAYAYRADGRLHGVTDSTGGTRRFELDPDGRVTAVRAQDWTETYAYDSAGNLTHAATPGDDPAGTERTFTGNRIERCGRHTYAYDEDGRMVRRTTRLLNGRTRTAHFTWNRADQLTDAVLADGSHWTYEYDTAGRRTAKRRLDGDGGTAEEIRFVWDGTRLAEQVTSDGTATAWEYHSGTHRPLTQTVVHAGGHRDFHTVVTDVSGAPTELVTPDGRITWRLRTTAWGRPVGDGTGEHGCPLRFPGQYADPETGWNYNYFRHYDPETARYLTADPLGLAAAPNHYAYVDNPFTTADPLGLAPQRGPNGRFIPNPNGPATHNRDTEYPSSYRQSTHDAMAAKWTVEGQAQGGVPRFPAGHPEAGQRIPRDQLNWFNSKGESVPAGKDQLTYEHLHPVVDHWNKTGYDADRATRNDFYNDFNNMEPMSRKNNSSGGGKMTSTYRQDTGPNYSCT
- a CDS encoding APC family permease; translation: MDMSAASKKNLSLFALIMIGLGSIFGSGWLFGAGQAAQVAGPAALVAWVIGAVFIGMIAMSYAEVGAAYPLPGAMARFGSISHGPVLGFVSGWAVWIAIASLIPIESIAGTQYMASWNFGWAKALVADGSLTASGMVMALALTFALWFACYWSVALLARANTVLTLVKFAIPVLAVAALIASGFHTGNFTDHGGFAPNGWSAVMTAVTTSGVVFAFNGFQAVVNLGGAARNPGRSIPLALVGALSLGLVIYLALQIAFLGAVPPEQLAQAGGWQGINFASPFADLAKLLMLHWVVTLLQFGAFISPSGANIANVASASYLAQNLAETGFFPKKIAEVHPRYGTARPAMWLNLGVSVLLLLTIGHSWEALASVVSAAMVVSYLIGPIAVGVLRRTKPDLPRPFRLPAASVLCPITFAFAACALYWSKWPNTGKVTLLVLVSVPIAALVLRRRGERNLARQFNAAWWLIGFLLWLSVVSALGGREFGGYGVLPGGVDVAVVGVSALGFYFWAVRAGVQAHRAGLTDPDPLHPDEPEPAAEPTVLPGQRSGEREAVAS